The Campylobacter concisus sequence CTAAAATTTCTGCAGCTTCGTTTATAGCTAGCTTTTGCATCTAATTTCCGTTTAAAATAAAATAAAAAAATTGCTTTGATTATAAAAAAATAAGGCTAAAAGAAGAGTTAAACAAAGAGAGCAAAGCCCTCTTTGTCTTGGTTTTAGAGTCTTGACTCGTAGCGTCTAAGCATATAAAGACGTTTAAGCATTTTCTTGCGAGCTGCAATTTTTTGTTTCTTGCGGATCTCAGTTTTAGGCTCAAAGAAGCGTCTAGCTCTTGCTTCAGTTACTACTAAGTTACGGTCAGTTTGTTTTTTAAACTTTCTATAACCCTCGTCAAATGACTCGTTAGGATGTACCTTAATACCAGGCAACGTCCTCACCACCTTTCAGATTAAAATAAGCCGTGAGTATAGTTTAATTTTCATAAATTTAAGCTTTTAACTATTTTTTTTTAAAACTCTTTTAATGCCATAAGCTTTATAATCATAAAATTTCAAAAAAGGCTTATTATGTCAAAGGAGTTTCATCTTAGTTACGCCAAGAGGCGTTACATTTTTTTCGCCTGTATTACGCTATTTGTCTTTATTTTGCCATTTATCAGGATAAATGATGCGCAGCTATTTTTGCTAAGTTTTGATAAAAGTAGAGTTGATCTCTTTTTTGCAAAATTTGATATGCAAGAGCTTTATTTGTTGCCATTTTTATTTATTATTTTGTTCTTAAGCATATTTTTTCTAACGACACTTGCAGGGCGCGTTTGGTGCGGTTGGAGCTGTCCGCAAACTATTTTTAGAACGATATTTCGTGACCTTTTGCAAACTAAAATTTTAAAGATCAGAAAAAATATCCAAAATAAGCAAAATGAGCCAAAAGGACAAATTTTAAAGCGTGCTTTAGCAGTTGGAATTTGGTGTATTTTAGCTCTTGTTATTTCGGCAAATTTTTTATGGTATTTTGTGCCACCGCTTGATTTTTTTGCTTATTTAAAAGAGCCAAGTGAACATGGAGTTTTGCTTGCATTTTGGCTTGTTATAGCTATTTGGTTAGTTTATGATGTCATCATTTTAAAAGAAAATTTTTGCATTTATGTCTGTCCTTACGCTAGGGTGCAATCAGTGATGTTTGATAACGATACGATCCAAGTTATTTACAATCAAAAAAGAGGCGGCGTAATCTATAACGGAAAAGAGAAATTTAAAAAGCCAAAAGAAGAGGGCGCGCTATGTACTGGCTGCGAGGCATGCGTGAGGATATGCCCAACGCACATTGATATAAGAAAAGGCATGCAGCTTGAATGTATAAATTGTCTAGAGTGTAGCGATGCTTGCGCTAAAGTGATGAAGCATTTTGATGAAAGCTCGCTTATTGAGTGGAGAAGTATAAACTCTATAAAAGAGCAAAAAAGAGTCAAAATTTTACGCTTTAGAACGGTTGCTTATCTTGTCATTTTGGGCATTGTTTTGACAGCTGGGGTATTGATGAGTGGCAAAAAAGAAAGTATGCTTTTAAACATAAATAGAACAAGCGAGCTTTATAAAATTTTAGGTGAAAATGAAGTCGAAAATTCTTACGTATTTTTGGTGCAAAACACACAAAATAAAGAGCATACCTTTTACTTTGAAGTAGATGATAAGAATATAGAAATTTCTCGTCCAAATAAGCCATTTATATTAAAAGCTGGCGCAAAACAACGAGTAATCGTCACATTAAAATCAAAAAATGAAAATTTAAGCGATAAAGATCTTTTAAAACATATAAATATAAAAGCCTATGCCACTGACGAGCCAGCTATCAGCGTGCAAAGGCAAAGTACTTTTATCTATCCTAAAAGATGATAAAATGGCAAAAATTTAACAGGAAGCAAGATGGCGATCTCAGAAAAGGGTAAAAAAAGATACGAACTTATCGTAAAAACAGCACTTGAGCTATTTTTAGAAAAAGGATACGAAAAGACAAGCTTAAGTGACATCGTAGCGATAAGTGGCGGATCGCTTTCTAGTATTTACACGTTTTTTGAGAACAAAGAGGGGCTTTTTGAGGCGATCGTTGAGCAAGAGATAGATAGCCTTATAAAAGAGATCGATGAGAAAATAGATCTTAAAATTTCTCACAGCTTGGAGGAATTTTTAACCAAATTTGCAACCATAATATTTTCTATTACTTGCAGCAAAAGGCATATCTCTCTTGGTAGGATAATGATGAGTGAGGGTTCTAAAAATGGTGGCAAACTTGGTAAGACGTTTTTGGATCAAATTTTAAAAAAAAATCGATCTTGTGCTTATAAATTTCTTTGAAAGAGATGAGGTAAAAGCCAAGCTTGATTCAAAATTTTCAGCCAAATTTGCTGCAAAGTACTTTATACAAAGTGTGATTGGGGCTTATTACTACGATTCGCTTTTGATAAATGAAGAACCAAAGCTTAGTGAAAGAGAGCGTAAAAAGCATGTTGGCTTATGTGTTGAGTTGTTTTTGAATGGAATTAGTAAAAAATAAAATTGACTTTTTATTTGTTTTCTAATAGAATCGAGAACTTTAAATTTTTGTAACAATTATTACAAAAACTAAATATGATATTAAAATTTAAAATTAAGAGAGGTTTTTATGGCAAATTTTAAAAGTGCTCTTGTGCTTTCGGTTGCAGTTTTATTTCTAAGTGGTTGTTTTGAAAATAAAGAGAATAAAGCGGCAGCAGGTCGCCAGATGCCGCTATCTCATGTGGATATTTTTACCGCACAAAAAACAGACATACCTATTAGTTTTGATTACACTGCAACGGTTGCAAGTAGTCAAGATGTTATTATCTATCCAAAAGTTGGCGGAACTATCATAAAGCAGTTTTTTAAGCCGGGAAGCAAAGTAAAAGCAGGTGATAAGTTATTTTTGATAGATCCAGAAAAATATCAAGCTAGCTTTGACTCGCTTGATGCCTCTGTTGGCGTTGCAAATGCAAATTTGAAAAATGCCGAGACAGAGTTTAAAAGAATTTCTGCCCTTTATAAGAAAAATGCAGTCTCTCAAAAAGACTACGACGCAGCAGTTGCAGCCTATGACATTGCAAATGCGAATTTAGTAAGCGCAAAAGCAAATTTAAAAAATGCAAAAATAGATCTTGGCTACACGACTATCACAGCGCCATTTGACGGCGTAGTGGGTGATAATCAAGTAGATATTGGCTCGCTTGTCATAGCAAACCAAACAAAGCTCGTAAGACTTACAAAAATAAATCCTATTGAAGCAGAATTTTATATTGCCGATGTGGATAATCTAACTAGAAAGACAAATTTGGATAACGGCTCATGGCAACAGCTAAATAGTGACGCTGTGTTAAGTGTCAATGGCGAAAATTTTAATGGTAAAGTAAATTTTATAGATAGTGTCGTAAATACCGCGACTGGCAGCGTTTTAGCAAAGGCTAGCTTTGATAACAATGAGGGTAAAATTTTACCAGGTGCGTTTGGTCATATAAAGATGAGTGGCTTTGTTCAAAAAAATGCCTTTAACATCCCACAAGTTGCCCTTCAACAAAGCGCTACAAACTCTTATGTTTTAGTCGTAAAAGATGGCAAAGTAAGCCAAAAAAATGTAAAAATAGGATATCAAACAAAAAATATGGTAGCAGTCACTGAAGGTCTTGAAGAGGGAGATAAGATAATCGTTAATAACTTCCTTAAAATCGGAGTTGGTGCACCAGTTGAAACTGATAAAGACCTAAGTGCGGAATTTATAAACGGCAAAGATGCAAACGCTACAAGTAGCAAGTAAAGGCAGATAGATGTTTTCAAAATTTTTCATAAACCGCCCGATATTTGCGACTGTTATATCTATCATCATAGTTATAGCGGGTTTTATGGGTATCAAAGGGCTTCCTATAGAGGAGTATCCAAGTCTTACACCGCCTACTGTCTCTGTAAGTGCGACATATAGCGGTGCTGATGCGCAGACTATCGCCGACTCAGTCGCAAGTGCGATAGAAGATCAGATAAATGGCGTTGAAAATATGCTATATATGCAAAGTACCTCAAGCTCAGCAGGTACTATGAATATAAGCGTATATTTTAAGATCGGCTCATCGTCAAAACAAGCTACGATCGACGTAAATAACCGCGTGCAAGCAGCTCTTTCAAGATTACCTCAAGAAGTGCAAAATATGGGTGTAACGGTGCGTGAAAGAAGCGGCTCGATCCTTCAAGTTGTTGGCTTTACAAATCCAAATATGGATTTGATCGAACTATATAACTATGTAAATTTAAATATTGCTGATGAGATAAAAAGGGTTAGTGGTATCGGTGATACAGTATTGATAGGTACTAAAGAGTATTCTATGAGAATTTGGCTAAAGCCAGATAGACTAGCTCATTTTAAACTAACTCCAAGCGACGTCATTTCTCAAGTAAAAATTCAAAACTCACAATACGCTGCTGGCAAGATAGGCGAACAGCCATCGGATGGTGGTAATCCTTATGTTTATTCTGTTCGTACCGATGGACGTCTTAAAAATGCAGCTCAGTTTGGCGATATAATAATTAAAAGTTCCGATGGATCAGTGTTGAAGCTAAAAGATGTAGCTACCATAGAGCTTGGAGCAGCTAGCTATGCTAACGATGCGATGTTAAACGGCAAACCAGCTATTCCTCTTTTGCTATTTTTACAAAACGATGCGAATGCTCTTGCTACCGCAAATGCTGTAAAAGAAAAGCTTAACGAGCTAAAGAAAACTTATCCTGTTGGCCTAGAGCACACCATAGCTTACAATCCAACAGAATTTATAGATGTTTCAATTGATGAGGTTATAAAAACTTTCATTGAAGCGATGATACTTGTCTTAATCGTAATGTACTTTTTCCTAAAAAGTTTTCGTGCAACTATCATTCCGATGCTTGCCGTGCCAGTATCTATCATAGGTACATTTGGCGGACTTTATATTATGGGTTTTAGTATAAATTTGATCACACTTTTTGCTCTGATCCTAGCCATCGGTATCGTCGTAGATGACGCTATTATTGTCATAGAAAATGTCGAGAGAATTTTACATGAAGATAAAGAGATAAGCGTAAAAGACGCGACGTTTAAGGCAATGGAGGAGGTGCAAACTCCAGTTATCTCTATCGTACTCGTGCTTTGCGCAGTTTTCGTGCCAGTTTCATTTATGGAAGGCTTTGTTGGCGTCATACAAAAGCAGTTTGCTCTAACGCTTGTTGTTTCTGTTTGTATCTCAGGCTTTGTTGCTCTCACTCTTACGCCAGCGCTTTGTGCGGTTATGCTTAAGAAACAAGAGAGTAAGCCATTTTGGATAGTTCAGAAATTTAACGACTTCTTTGACTTTAGCACCAGACTCTTTACGGCTGGAGTGGCTAAAATTTTAAGGCATATTATTATTAGCTTTATTGTAATTGGTATTTTAGGATTTGCCACTTATAAGCTATTTGATGCTGTGCCAAAAGGACTTGTGCCTTCAGAAGACAAGGGTGCTTTAATGGTTATCACCTCACTTCCGCCTTCAACAAATATGCTAAAGACAAAAGAAGAAGTAGTCTCGATTAGCAACGCCATTTTAAGCAATCCAAATGTTGAGTTCACTATGGCTTTTGCAGGTTATGACATACTAGCTAGCTCGCTTAGGGAAAATTCAGCCGTTAGCTTTATAAAGCTAAAAGATTGGAGTGAGAGAAAAGGCGCTAACAATGGAGCTGATACATTAGCTGGACAGTTTAATGGTATGCTTTGGGGCTCAAAAAACTCAATGACATTCGTTGTAAATTTACCACCTATCATGGGTCTTTCAATGACTGGTGGCTTTGAGATGTATCTACAAAATAAAAGCGGCAAGAGTTACAACGAGATAGAAGCAGACGCTAGAAAAGTATCAGCAATAGCCAATGCAAGGCCTGAACTAACAAATGTGAGAACCACGCTTGAGACAAATTATCGTCAGTTTAAGATAACAGTTGATAAAGAAAAAGCTAAATTATTTGGCGTAAGTGAGAGCGAAATTTTTAGCACGGTAGCAGCTACTTTTGGCTCTTACTATATAAATGACTTCAATCTTGCTGGTAAATCTTACCGAGTATATGCAAGAGCTGAGGAAAGTTTTAGAAATAATCCTGAGGATCTAAGAAAAATTTTCGTCCGCTCATATGATGGCGGCATGGTGCCACTAAATTCAGTAGCAACACTTACAAGAACGATCGGACCTGATATCGTTGATAGATTTAACCTCTTTCCATCAGCTAAGATCATGGGCGATCCAAAACCTGGCTACACATCAGGTGATGCGATCAGAGCGATCCAAGAGGTCGTAAATGACACGCTAAGCAGCGAGGACTACGCTATAAGCTGGGCGGGAACGGCGTATCAAGAGGTAAATTCTCAGGGAACTGGCACAGTCGCCTTTATCTTTGGTATGATCTTTGTCTTTTTGATCCTTGCTGCTCAGTACGAGAGATGGCTCATTCCACTTGCGGTTATCACAGCCGTACCATTTGCGGTATTTGGCTCATTGCTAGCAGTCTGGATAAGAGGACTAACAAACGACATCTACTTTGAGATCGGACTCTTGTTGCTTATTGGTCTGGCGGCTAAAAACGCCATTTTAATCGTAGAATTTGCAATGCAAGAGCGTGATAGCGGAAAGAGTATCTTTGACTCAGCGATAAATGCAGCTAGACTTCGCTTTAGACCAATTGTAATGACATCAATCGCATTTACTCTAGGCGTCTTCCCGATGGTTATAAGTACAGGCGCAGGCGCTGCATCTCGTCACTCACTTGGAACTGGCGTGGTTGGCGGTATGATCGCTTCTACGACGATAGCGATATTTTTTGTACCAATGTTTTATTATTTGCTTGAAAATTTAAATGAGAAGTACTGGAAAAAGGGAGCAAAAAAAGATGAGAAATAAGGCGTTTATACTTATAACGGCGGCGTTTTTAGCTGGTTGCTCATTTCGTCCAGATATGCCAAATGTAGATACAAATTTCACATCTACTTACACTTATGAGACAAGCGATATAAGGGATCTTTGGTGGAGAGAATTTAACGATGAAAATTTAAATTCTCTAGTAGAAAATACACTTGAGAAAAATACAAATTTACGTGTTGCTTATTTAAATTTAGAGAAAGCAAAAGCAAGCCTTGGCGTAGCTGAGGCGGATTTGCTTCCTGGTATAAATTTAAATATAGGCTACGAAAAAGCAAAAAGTAGCGGCGAAACATATACTAAACAACCACAAACTCGTTATAGAAAATCAGATATAAATTTAGGATTAAACTATGAGATTGATCTTTGGGGTAGAGTAAGAAATAATGTAGCAGCGGCCGAAGAAAGCCTAAATGCAACCAAATTTGACTACGATAGCGCGAGACTAAGTATCAGCTCAAGTGTTGCAAAAAGCTACTTTGCGTTAGTTTCATTAAATATGCAAGAAGCTGTGCTAAGAGAGACTTTAAAAACCTATGAAGACACGCTAGTGCTTCGCAAAACACAGCTTGATCTTGGAAGCATAAATGAGATGACTTATTTGCAAAGCAAGGCAGCAGTAGAAAGCGCTAAGACCAATCTTACTTCTATATTAAATGCAAAGTCAAAAGCTATCACCTCACTAGCTATCTTGACTGGTAAAAGTAATAATGAAATTTTAGGTGGAGCTATTGCTAGCTCACAAAATTTACCAGCTTCTCCAGAGATAAGTGCTGGCATTAGCTCTGAAATTTTGCTAAGAAGAAGCGACGTGGCAAAGGCACTGGCTGATCTAAAATCTACAAATGCTCTTGTTGGTGTTGCAAGGGCTGAGTATTTTCCAAGTATTTCACTGACTGGACTTTTTGGCTTTTCAAGTATTGATTTTGAAAATATCTTTGTTGGAAATGCCAATACATGGAGCATAGGGGGCTCTTTAGCTCAGAAAATTTTTGATTTTGGTAGGACAAAAAATAATGTAGCAGTGGCTAAAACAAATGAACAAATTGCCGCTGTTAATTATGAAGCAGCGGTAAAATCGGCTCTTGGTGAAGTAAGAGATGCACTTGTTTCAAGGCAAAATGCAAAAATTTCTTTGGAACAAGTGAAAAATTTGCTAAAATCCCAACAAAGAATTTACTCGCTTGCTAAAGAGCAATATGATGCTGGCTATATTGGACATTTAGAGCTTCTTGATGCGCAGAGAAATTTGCTTCAAGCAAAATTACAAGATGTCTCAGCTAAGCTTGATGAGGTTGATAGCGCAGTTGAAGTTTATAGAGCTTTTGGTGGCGGTTTTAAGTTAGAAAAATAATTAAAAAAGGAGAGAAATTGGGAACTAAGATATTAAATTTCTTGTTTTCTTGGGGATTTTTTGTTTTTGCTATCGCTCTTGGCGTAGCATTATGGTTTGCGATAAATTACGTTGATACATTTAGGCTTGAGTCAAGCTTTTATGATATCGGTGAGATATTTATGATGGCGGCTGTTTTTTGTATCGCCTTTTATGTGATCGCAGCAATATTTGTTATTCCTATTAGAGCGATCAAAAAATCTTAATCTTTCATCTAAGGATAAAATCCTTAGATGAACTTCTTGGCTTCATTATGTGAAATTCTTAGATTTTTGATTGTTTATTTTAAAAATTTATTTATGAAATTTACCGCATTTATATTACTTCTAATAAGTATATTCTTAATAGCTTGCTCAGCTAATCAAGCAAATAAAAAGATAAGTAACTCTGAACTAGAAAACTTAGCTAAACAATATGGTGGAGTGTATATATTTAATCAAAAATTTGTTGATGAGATAGAGAGAAGAGAAAAAGAAAGAGAAGAGCTAGCCAAAAATTTAGGTGATAAAATAAGATCTAATCCTAGAAAGATAAAACAAGGTGATAAATTTATAACGATATATGATGTAGACATGACCTTGGTAAATCAAAAATTCCCTCAAACCCTCTCAAATGGCAAAAGATATTATACTCGTTGGATAGATTATGAAAACCAAACTGGCAAAGAAGCCAAAGTACCAGAAGTTTATATAAATAAGATAAAAGAATTTATGGGCGAAAGCAACTATGATAAATCTCCAAATTTCCCTATTTTAGTAATGTTTTATGTCAATGATAATGACAAAATAGTACCTATAAAACTATCAATGTCTTATACATACTATAAAACCAGATATGGCTTATTTGGAGATGAAGGAATGGGAATTAGATTTAAAGATGAAGAGCAAATTCTTATACGTGGTGGTAATAAATTTATATTAATTAATGACAAATTTACAAGAGTAGAAAAGTAAAAGGATTTATATTGAAATCAACTAAATCAAATAAAGAGCTAATAAATTGCTTTAAAGACTATATTGATATAGCTGATGCAAGTTATGCAATGCTTCATAATGTATTTGAGAATGAAAGAAATGGACTTGATGAGCTTTATGATAAATTTGGTAAAGATAATGTTCCTGACAACATTGCAAATTCATATAGAAAAGATGAGATAGATAAACCTATTTGGAGATATGCGGATGGTATAACAAAAGGTGATGTTTTAAAATCAGATCAAAAAGATGAGAATAATAACACAATAAAAATTACTGGTAACCCTACTGCTTATGCTCTTTGTATTGAGGCCAGATTTATGGCAGATAAATTTGTAAAAAAACCTAATGCTAAACCTAATAAAAAACCGAAACAATTAGAAAACAATGTAAAAAGATTTATAACAACTCCAACTGATGAAAAAGGTGAAGCAATAGGAGATCCTTATATTTTTTATAAGGAAAATGATCTCTCCCCTCGCACAAAACTCTTTGTTAATCGCTATGAGCTAGTAAAGCACATACCTAATCAAAAGTCAGGTTTTAGCTCAACTATATTTTATGACACGCTTAAGTCAAACTATATAATAGGCTTTAGAGGAACAGAGATGAAAATAAATGATCTCTTAGATGATGCCTTTATGGCTATCACATCAAGAGCACTTATGCAAATATCTGCTTTAAAATCACTTCAATCCTCTATGCAAGAAGCTATAAATTCTCATAGTCAAAACTTAAGTGGTTTAGATAACACCGCCAAAGACATCATCCTATCAGGTCACTCATTAGGAGGTCATCTAGCTCAAATATATGCAGTAACCTTTAAAGATAGCGGAGTAAAAGAACTTTATACTTATAACGCTCCAGGAATTTATGGTGGTATATTAGCTTCAGCTTTTACTTGGAGCTTAAGGCTTCTTAGCTTTGTGGCTAAAGCCATAGCAAAAGGTGCAAGATGGATAGCAAGGGTCATAGACAAAGATGGCTTTATAGGAAAGATGGTAGGCTCAGTCTTTAACAAGATAAAAGGTATGTTTGGCTTTAAGGATGATAAGAGTAGCGTAGATGAATACGTAGATGTAGTTAAAAATAATGAACAAGCTCAAAAGACTCTTGCAGATAAAAAGGTGAGCTCTAATATAAATAAAGCTAGCAAAGAAAAAGATATAGACATAGAGATACATCACGTAGAGAGCGTTAAACAAAGTATAAATAGAGATGAAGATAGCTTTTCAAAAGATGTAGCTGTTTTGATAGAACCTACCTTTTCAGTAATATCTGATCTAGGCTATAAGCTAGGCATAGATACAACTGGCGAAGTAAAGTATGAAAATACCGAGAATAGACACTTGGTGAATATATTAATTAGATCTCACTTTTTAAAAGAGAGCGTTTTAGTTTTATATATGTTGTGTTATCTCTTGGAAAACAAAGAAAATGAAGCCAAGATAGAGGGTAAAGATATAGCTGAAGCGCTTGATTATCTAAATGAATATATCCAGTCGCTTAAATTTAAACTAAAATGCATAAGATCGAAGTTAAATTTAGATGTAAATATAGATGATATAAGCGATGCTTCTATGCTAGATACGCCTTTATATATCTTTTATGCTTATTTAAATCTCTTTTATGAATATGGCAAATTTAGTGATGAAAATTTTAAGCAAGATATGGTCGGGTATATAATAGAAAATTTAGGCAACAACATAGATAAAAATAGCAACAAAGAGGCACATCTAGTAAAGATACTAGATATAGATGATCTAGATAAACTAGATGCGACAAAGATAGTAAGTGATGCTAGAGCTGGCGATATAGATATGCTAGTGGCTATTTGTGCTTTGAATTTATTTGTATTTGAAAAAAAGATAGATGTAAATGAGCTTGGTAAATACTTCTCTTATAGTAAAAACATCTATAAAAATATAACGATACTACGAGATAATAGAGTAGACATAGCAGAGGCTAGTATCTTCGTAAAAGATAGAATAGATATGCTAAAGAGCATAATAAATCTAAAATATGCGGATTTAGCAAAGCTAAAAGAAAATGAAAATTTTTTAGCTAGCATAGACTCTAAGGATATAAGCTCTAGTGATGAAGCTATAGTAATAGCTAATAATAAATCTGCTCAAAATAATGATGATGTAGCTTACAACAATAAAGTAGCAACCGATGATATAAAAGCTCTTATGAACGAGAGTGTGGGAAGTATCTTTTATAAAAACAACGATATCCTTAGTGTAAGTGCAGTGGATAAAAGTATAGTCGATGTTGAAGTATTAAAGGAGATATTTAAGCTAGATAGCAAAAATATGAATCAAAGAATATATCTAAACTCTGCCCTTTTGTCTAAAGCCAATGAAGAGGAGGATTATCCACTTTATTTTAAAGACGAAAAATATAATAGTGATGAGAATATACCTCTAAATTTTACTCATCAGCCAAGAGATGAGGATAAAGATATAGGAAGGCTAAATGTTGCTTATAGAAATTCTCAAGCAAATATATTAAATTATTCACTATTAAATAAGAGTCTAAATATCGATCTAAAACCAACAAGTAAAAAGACTAAAGAAGCTCTTTCGAATTTAAATCAAAGGCAAAATTTACAAAAAGATAATCAATCTAAAGAAATTTCATCTACTGCGACTTCATGCCCTGTCATAGAGGATGACACTATCATTTGCCCACATGGCGGTCATGTGATCTTAAAAAGTAGGGCAGGCAGAAGCATAAGATCAGACGAACAAGGCGTGATACTTGATGTTGATTTTATAAACTCGCCGATAGTAGGCTGCTCAGCTAGGATCCCATGTGTCATAGTAGCTTATGTGCCAAGATCGGCACTTAGTCTAAAAAGCATGAATGATCACTACGCTGTAATGCAAGATCTAGTGCCAAACTGCCTAAGCAACACCGGCTCTTCGCTAAGGTGCATAAAAAAAGAGAATAAACTAAAACTAGAGCATAGTTTAAGTAATCCTAGTATGCAAGATAGTAGTGAAATAATAAAAGATATAAATTTAAATAATGCCTACATAAGGCTTCATATAAAATCAGCCCTTAATCAAACAGATAATCTTGCCGTTTGTATATATAAGCTAAATGATGTGGAATATAAAAACCAAGAGGGATTTAAAGAAATGGAGCTAAATTTAGACGAAGGCTCTGATATAAAAGATAAGAAGCTAAAAGAGTATCTAAAGGCCCGATTTAGAGATGACAAATTTAGTATCTCATCATTTAACTTTAAATACTCGCTTATGGATAAAAATTTTATTTTTATTACTCCTAAATATACTGAGCCTATCTATAAAGATATGACGCTTCCTAAGAGTGGAATAGGATTTTTTCAGTTTGTAGATGATATGAGTGACGATAACAATCTTATCTATATTACGCCAAGTAAAGCAAAAACAGTATGTATAAAATTTGCTTGTGGGCTAGATAGTGAATATAGCGATGATATAAATATAATCAAAACAGTAGTGGTGGCATAACGATGAATGATATAAATATAACCTACTCTTGCGAAGAGAGTTTAAAAAAGATAAAAGAGTACATGGCTGATGCAAAGAGCGTGACGCTTTATACGTCTAGTTTAAACTATCTCTCTTCATATTCTGGCAATATAATTGCAGAGATTGTCTCCGATCTTATCTATTGTAAAGGTAAAGATAAAGACATATCAATAATAACTGATTTTTATGTAGACAAAGAGAGCTTTAAAGATAGCAAACTAAATAGAGTAAGGGAGTTTAAATATAAAGGCATTCCGGTAAAAGTAGTTCATAAAAAAAGTGCTATTGATAAATTCTTTGAAAATTTAAGAGAAGGGCTTACTCCTTTAC is a genomic window containing:
- a CDS encoding tRNA 2-selenouridine synthase, with amino-acid sequence MNFLASLCEILRFLIVYFKNLFMKFTAFILLLISIFLIACSANQANKKISNSELENLAKQYGGVYIFNQKFVDEIERREKEREELAKNLGDKIRSNPRKIKQGDKFITIYDVDMTLVNQKFPQTLSNGKRYYTRWIDYENQTGKEAKVPEVYINKIKEFMGESNYDKSPNFPILVMFYVNDNDKIVPIKLSMSYTYYKTRYGLFGDEGMGIRFKDEEQILIRGGNKFILINDKFTRVEK
- a CDS encoding Mbeg1-like protein, whose protein sequence is MKSTKSNKELINCFKDYIDIADASYAMLHNVFENERNGLDELYDKFGKDNVPDNIANSYRKDEIDKPIWRYADGITKGDVLKSDQKDENNNTIKITGNPTAYALCIEARFMADKFVKKPNAKPNKKPKQLENNVKRFITTPTDEKGEAIGDPYIFYKENDLSPRTKLFVNRYELVKHIPNQKSGFSSTIFYDTLKSNYIIGFRGTEMKINDLLDDAFMAITSRALMQISALKSLQSSMQEAINSHSQNLSGLDNTAKDIILSGHSLGGHLAQIYAVTFKDSGVKELYTYNAPGIYGGILASAFTWSLRLLSFVAKAIAKGARWIARVIDKDGFIGKMVGSVFNKIKGMFGFKDDKSSVDEYVDVVKNNEQAQKTLADKKVSSNINKASKEKDIDIEIHHVESVKQSINRDEDSFSKDVAVLIEPTFSVISDLGYKLGIDTTGEVKYENTENRHLVNILIRSHFLKESVLVLYMLCYLLENKENEAKIEGKDIAEALDYLNEYIQSLKFKLKCIRSKLNLDVNIDDISDASMLDTPLYIFYAYLNLFYEYGKFSDENFKQDMVGYIIENLGNNIDKNSNKEAHLVKILDIDDLDKLDATKIVSDARAGDIDMLVAICALNLFVFEKKIDVNELGKYFSYSKNIYKNITILRDNRVDIAEASIFVKDRIDMLKSIINLKYADLAKLKENENFLASIDSKDISSSDEAIVIANNKSAQNNDDVAYNNKVATDDIKALMNESVGSIFYKNNDILSVSAVDKSIVDVEVLKEIFKLDSKNMNQRIYLNSALLSKANEEEDYPLYFKDEKYNSDENIPLNFTHQPRDEDKDIGRLNVAYRNSQANILNYSLLNKSLNIDLKPTSKKTKEALSNLNQRQNLQKDNQSKEISSTATSCPVIEDDTIICPHGGHVILKSRAGRSIRSDEQGVILDVDFINSPIVGCSARIPCVIVAYVPRSALSLKSMNDHYAVMQDLVPNCLSNTGSSLRCIKKENKLKLEHSLSNPSMQDSSEIIKDINLNNAYIRLHIKSALNQTDNLAVCIYKLNDVEYKNQEGFKEMELNLDEGSDIKDKKLKEYLKARFRDDKFSISSFNFKYSLMDKNFIFITPKYTEPIYKDMTLPKSGIGFFQFVDDMSDDNNLIYITPSKAKTVCIKFACGLDSEYSDDINIIKTVVVA